The Novipirellula aureliae genome segment TTCGTGGTGTCGCAGGATTGAATGGTGAAGTGTAGAAAATGACCGATTATTCCCCAAGGGGTTGTGATTCTGAATAACTCATTTGGAGCACCCTCCAACCGAAAATTTCAAACGGAAAGCGAACGATGAGAATACTGTTATCCAACGACGACGGCGTTTTCGCACCTGGATTGGCGGCACTCGAGCATCAGCTTCGGCATCTGGGCGAAGTCTTTGTGGTCGCTCCAGCAACCGAACAGAGCGGTGTAGGCCATTCGATTACCTATCTTTCGCCGCTGACTTGCAAATCGATCCGTCGCGATGGACGGCATTGGGCTTGGGCCGTCGCCGGGTCGCCAGCCGATTCGGTGAAATTGGCGATCGCAGAATTGTTTAAAGATGATCCGATCGATCTGGTCGTTAGCGGCATCAACAGCGGGCTGAATGCCGGCATCAATGTGCTTTATAGCGGTACCGTCGCCGCAGCAATCGAAGGCGCCTTCTTTGGAGTCACTAGCGTTGCGGTGTCGCTCGAATACGATCCTGCCGCCGACTTCCAATCCGCTGCGGTGATCGCTCGCAACGTGATCGGCGGTCTGATCAAGAAACCGCAAGCGAGAGGCAAGCTGTTTAATTTGAACGTTCCTACCGCCGCCACCCTGTCGCCAGCGAAATTATCGATCGTGCCAATGGCGCTGGCTCAGTACGGACGGAAATACGAAAAA includes the following:
- the surE gene encoding 5'/3'-nucleotidase SurE; the encoded protein is MRILLSNDDGVFAPGLAALEHQLRHLGEVFVVAPATEQSGVGHSITYLSPLTCKSIRRDGRHWAWAVAGSPADSVKLAIAELFKDDPIDLVVSGINSGLNAGINVLYSGTVAAAIEGAFFGVTSVAVSLEYDPAADFQSAAVIARNVIGGLIKKPQARGKLFNLNVPTAATLSPAKLSIVPMALAQYGRKYEKREDPGGRPYYWALWAEPEKAPAGRSDITELRRGNVTLSPLHFDLTDESLVEIMEDWELEV